Sequence from the Longimicrobiaceae bacterium genome:
GGTCCGGCGGCAGCGGGCGGACTGGGACGCGTACGGCGCGCTGCTGGAGCGCGCCCGGAAGCGTGGGCTCGACGCGCTCCCCGAGCGGGAGGTGTCGCGCTTCGCCGCGCTGTACCGGGAGGTGGCCGCGGACCTGGCGCGCGCCCGCACCTACGGCGGCTCGCCGGAGCTGGTGTACACGCTGGAGCGATGGGTGGGCGCCGGCCACAACCTGCTGTACCGGCCGCCGCGCCGGTCCTGGCGGCGGGTGCGGGCGTGGCTGGCCGGCGGCTTCCCCGCGCTGGTGCGGCTTCGCTGGCGCCCCATCGCCCTGGCGGCGGCGTTCTTCTACCTCCCCGCCCTGCTCGCCTTCGCCGCGGTGCGGGCGGACCCGCCGCGGGCGCGGGAGATCGTCCCCGCCGAGATGATGGTGCGCGCGGAGGAGGCGCAGCGGAAGGAGGCGGCGGGCGAGGGGTACGTGGAGGTGCCGGAGATCTTCATGCCCGCCATGGGGGCGGGGATCATCGCCAACAACGTGCAGGTGACCTTCGTCGCCTTCGCCGGGGGGATCCTGGCGGGGCTCGGGACCGTGGCCTCGCTGGTGTTCAACGGGGTGTTCCTGGGCGCGGTGGCGGGGCTCTTCGCCAACCACGGCGCCAGCCTTCACCTGTGGACCTTCGTCCTCCCGCACGGCGCCATCGAGCTGACGGCTATCTGCATCGCCGGGGGCGCCGGCTTCTGGCTGGCCTCGGCGATCCTCATCCCGGGGCGGCGCACGCGGCGCGAGGCGCTGGTGCGGCGCGGGCGGGAGGCCGTCTCCCTGCTGGGCGGTACGGTGGTGCTCCTGGTGGTGGCGGGGACCATCGAGGGGTTCGTCTCCCCCGCCCCCATCCCGCGCCCGCTGAAGCTGTCGCTCGCCGCGCTCTTCGCCCTCCTGCTGGTGGCCTACCTGGCGCTGGCCGGGCGGGGCCGTGACGCGCTCCCGGACGGCGAGGAGGCCGCTCCGTAGGCACCCCGAAGGACCTTGCCCGTTCGGGGTGCCGGTGCTAGCATCATGCGGTTCCGCAGGCACTTGCCTCGCCGCGTCCCGGCGCGCCGCTCCGGCGGCCCGCTCTCCAGGGACCCTGCTCGTCCGCTTCCCGGAGAACGTCGATGCCCCGAACGAACGCACCCGTCCGCCACGCCCTCGCGCTGGCGGCCGTGCTCCTGGCGCCGCTCGGCTGCGCCACCGCCCAGACCACCCCGCCCGCGGCCTCGCCCGCCGCTGCGGCCACCCCTGCCCCGGCGTCCTCGGAGCAGCCGCGCTGGGGGATCGCGATCCACGGCGGCGCCGGCACGATCTCCCGCGCCGCCATGACGCCGGAGCGCGAGGCCGAGTACCGGGCCGCGCTCACGCAGGCGCTGCAGGCCGGGCACGCGGTGCTGGCGCGCGGGGGGACCAGCCTGGACGCGGTGACCGCGGCGATCAACGTGATGGAGGACTCGCCGCTCTTCAACGCCGGTAAGGGCGCCGTCTTCACGAACGACGGGAAGAACGAGCTGGACGCGGCCGTGATGGACGGGCGGACGCTGGAGGCGGGGGCGGTCGCCGGGCTGCACCACGTGAAGAACCCGGTCAACCTGGCGCGGGCGGTGATGGAGAAGTCGCCGCACGTGATGATGATCGGGGAGGGCGCGGAGACTTTCGCCCGGCAGCAGGGGATTACGATGGTGCCGGCGAGCTACTTCCGCACCGAGAGCCGCTGGGAGGCACTCCAGCGCGCGCTGCAGGCGGAGAAGAGGCAGGGCACCACCTCCTACTTCCGCGCCCTGGAGGAGAGCCGGGACCCGGAGCACCGCGACCGCAAGTTCGGCACGGTGGGCGCCGTGGCGCTCGACCGGAGCGGGAACCTGGCCGCCGGGACCTCCACCGGGGGGATGACCAACAAGCGCTTTGGGCGGGTGGGCGACGTCCCCATCATCGGGGCCGGCACCTACGCGAACAACGCGAGCTGCGCGGTCTCCGCCACCGGGCACGGCGAGTACTTCATCCGCTACACCGTGGCGCACGACATCTGCGCCCGCATGCAGTACCGGGGGCTGCCGCTCGCCGAGGCGGCGGACCAGGTGGTGATGGACGTCCTGGTGAAGGCCGGCGGCGAGGGCGGCGTGATCGCCATGGACGCGCAGGGGAACGTGGCGATGCCCTTCAACTCCTCCGGGATGTACCGGGGCTACGTGGGCCCCGACGGGAACCCCACCGTCGCCATCTTCAAGGACCAGTAGCCGCCGCGCCGCCGCACCGCATACATGCCCCACCTCCCCTCCGCGCGCCGGCCGCTCCGCCGGCGCGCGCTCCCCGCCATGCTGGCCGCGCTGCTCGCGTCCGGGTGCACGCCCGCCGAGGGTGCCTCCGTCGCCGACCAGGGCGACTTCGTCGTCGTCTACGACACGCCCCGCTCCGCCGAGTACCGCCAGTGGCAGGCGGACCTCCGCGGCGCGCGGGTGCTGGAGGACGTGG
This genomic interval carries:
- a CDS encoding stage II sporulation protein M, whose product is VRRQRADWDAYGALLERARKRGLDALPEREVSRFAALYREVAADLARARTYGGSPELVYTLERWVGAGHNLLYRPPRRSWRRVRAWLAGGFPALVRLRWRPIALAAAFFYLPALLAFAAVRADPPRAREIVPAEMMVRAEEAQRKEAAGEGYVEVPEIFMPAMGAGIIANNVQVTFVAFAGGILAGLGTVASLVFNGVFLGAVAGLFANHGASLHLWTFVLPHGAIELTAICIAGGAGFWLASAILIPGRRTRREALVRRGREAVSLLGGTVVLLVVAGTIEGFVSPAPIPRPLKLSLAALFALLLVAYLALAGRGRDALPDGEEAAP
- a CDS encoding isoaspartyl peptidase/L-asparaginase produces the protein MPRTNAPVRHALALAAVLLAPLGCATAQTTPPAASPAAAATPAPASSEQPRWGIAIHGGAGTISRAAMTPEREAEYRAALTQALQAGHAVLARGGTSLDAVTAAINVMEDSPLFNAGKGAVFTNDGKNELDAAVMDGRTLEAGAVAGLHHVKNPVNLARAVMEKSPHVMMIGEGAETFARQQGITMVPASYFRTESRWEALQRALQAEKRQGTTSYFRALEESRDPEHRDRKFGTVGAVALDRSGNLAAGTSTGGMTNKRFGRVGDVPIIGAGTYANNASCAVSATGHGEYFIRYTVAHDICARMQYRGLPLAEAADQVVMDVLVKAGGEGGVIAMDAQGNVAMPFNSSGMYRGYVGPDGNPTVAIFKDQ